In the genome of Segnochrobactrum spirostomi, the window TGCCGGTGCCGGCCTGCGTGACCGAGCCCGTGCCGGAGATCGTGCCGTCGAAGGTCACGTCATCGGTGCGGTTGAAGACCAGGGCGCCGCTATCGGCCACGTCGCCGGCGATCGCCCCGGTGGTGCCGCCGCTGCCGATCTGCAGCGTGCCGGCGGAGATGGTCGTGCCGCCCGTATAGGTGTTGGTGCCCGTGAGGATGAGCGTGCCGGTGCCCGCCTGCGTCAGGGAGCCCTGGCCGGAGATCACGCCCGCAAAGGTCACGGAATCCGAGCGGTTGAACGCGAGCGCCGTGTCCACGCTCACATCCCCGGCGAGGCTGCCGGAGGTGCCGCCGTTGCCCACCTGCAGCGTGCCGCCGGAGATGCTGGTGCCGCCGGTGTGGGTGTCCGCACCCGCCAGGATCAGCGTGCCGTCGCCGGTCTTGGCATAGGTGCCGCTGCCCGAAAGGTCGCCGGTCAGGGTCAGAGTGCGGGCCGGATCGACGTTGATCGCGCTGCTGCCGGTCACCGAGACCGTGCGGGCGGAGGTGATGTCCGCGATGACAGCCAGTGCACCGCCGGCGAGGGTCAGGCCGCCCGTGCTGCCGCCCAGATTGGCATCGTCCGAAATCTGCAGGAGGCCGCCCGAGAGGATCGTGCCCCCGGAATAGGTGTTGTTCTGGGTGAGGACCAGCGTCCCCTCGCCCGCCATGGTCAGGCTGCCGGTGCCGGAGACGGTGCCGGCAAGGGTCAGCACCCGGCCGGAGGATGGGTTCACCACGCTGTTCGCCGACAGCGACACCCCACCCGAATAGGTCACCGACTGCGTATTGGCGAGCGTGCCGCCGGCGAGCGTGAGAGCTCCCGAGCCGAGATTGGCGGCCGAAGCGATCTGCAGCGTACCGGCCGAGACCGTCGTCCCGCCGCTATAGGTGTTGGTGCCGGAGAGGACGAGGGTCCCCGCGCCCGCCTTGGTCAGGCTGCCGCCACTGCCCGAAACCACGCCCGACAGCGTCAGCGTCGTGCCCAGCGCAGGCGTGAACGTGCCCGCCGAACTCAGCACCACCGACCGCGCCGACGTCATGTCCGCCGTCGTCGCCAGCGTCCCGCCGGACAGCGTGAGAGTGCCCGTGCCGCCGAGGTTCGTATCGGCCGACACCTCAAGCGTCCCCGCGGAAACCGTGGTGCCGCCGGTATAGGTGTTCGTCCCCGACAGAATGAGCGTTCCCGTCCCCGCCTGCGTCAGCGAGCCGCTCCCGGAGATCACGCCGCCGAGCGTCAGCGTCGTGCCGGTGGCGACGGAAACAGCGGAACTGCCGGTAAGGGAAACATTCGGGCTGTAAGTGAACGTGCCGGTGGTGGACAGGGTGCCACCACCCAGGGTCAATGTCCCGCTGCCCAGGGCCGTATCGCTGGCGACCTGCAGGATGCCGGCGGAGATGGTGGTGATGCCTGAATAGGTGTTGGTGCCGCTCAGGACGAGCGTGTCCGTGCCGGTCTTCGTGACCGTGCCGGTTCCGGAGATCGCACCGGCGTAATTGAGGTTCGAGTTGAAGATGACCGTGGCATTGTTCACGATGTCCGACGAGAAACTCGTCGCGTTGATCTGGAGCGTGCCGACGGAGACGGTTGTCCCTCCGGTATAGGACATCGTGCCGGACAGGATGAGGGTGCCGCTCCCAGCCTTCGTCAGACCGCCGGTGCCATCCACCGTCCCTGTCAATGTCGAGGTGGTCGCCGTGGCGGCGTTGATCGTGCCGCCGCCCGTGCCGAGATGGAATGTGCGGCCACTGGAGAAGTCCGCACTTGCCGAAAGGATGCCGCCGCCGGAGAGCGTGACCTCACCTGCGGCAGCGCCGAGGTTGCCGTCACTTGCCACGGACAACGTGCCCGCCGAGACGGTCAGGCCGCCGCTGAACGTGTTCGTCCCCGAAAGGGTGAGTGTGCCCGAGCCCGCTTGCGTCACCGAGCCGGTGCCCGAGATGACGCCGGAATAGGTGATGGCGTTGGACCGGTTGAACACCAGTGCGCTGTTATTGGCGATATCGCCCGCGACGACGCCGGTGGTGCTGCCGGCGCCGATCTGCAGGGTTCCGGCGGAGATGGTGGTGTCGCCGCTATAGGTGTTGGTGCCCGAGAGAATAAGGGTGCCGGCCCCGTTCACCGTGAGGCCGCCGGTGCTGGAAACAATACCGCTGAGCGTCAGCGTCGTGCCGGTGGCGACGGAAATGCTGGAGTTGCTGGACAGGCTCACATTTCGGCTGGACGTGAACGTCTCGGTGGTGGAGAGGGTGCCACCGCCGAGGGTCAGTGCCCCGCTGCCAAGTCCGGCATTGGCCGCGATCTCCACGGTGCCAGAGGAAATGGTGGTGCCGCCGGAATAGGTGTTGGTGCCCGACAGGATGAGCGTGCCGCTGCCCGCCTGCGTCAGGGTGCCGGTCCCCGAGATGGTGCCGCTGTAGGTGACGTTGTCCGAGCGGTTGAAGGTCAGGTTCGCATTGTCGGCAATGTTTCCGGTGATGCTGCCCGCCGAGCCGCCGTTCCCGATCTGCAGCGTTCCGGCCGAGATGGTGGTGCCGCCGGAATAAGTGTTGGTGCCGGTGAGGGTGACCTTGCCGGAGCCAAGCTTGGTCAGCGCGCCGGTGCCGGAGATCACACCGGCATAGGTGCCGTCCGTCGTCTGGGAAATGGCGACGGTGGCGTTGTCGAGGATATCCGCGGAGAAGTTCGTCGTCGCGATCTGCAGGGTGCCGGCGGAGACCGTGGTGGCACCGGTGTAGGAATTGGTGCCCGAGAGCGCCAGGGTGCCCGCACCGGTCTTGGTCAGGGCGCCCGCACCGTCCAGCGTGCCCGTCAACGTGAGCGTGGTGCCACTGCCGGTATTGAACGTGCCGCCGTCGGATCCGAGATGGATCGTGCGGGTGGAGGTGAACGAGCCGGTGCTCGCCAGCGTGGTTCCGGCGAGGCTCACTGCGCCGGATGCGTCGCCCATATTGGCTTCGCTCGACACCGAAAGGGCGCCCGCAGACACGGTGATGCCGCCGGTGAAGGTGTTCGCCCCCGATAAGGTGAGCGTGCCGGCTCCGGTCTTCAAAAGCGAGCCCGAGCCGGAGAGGATTCCCGACAGCGTCGCACCCAGCCCATTGGTGTCGATCGTCGAGGTGGTGGCGGAAACCAGCGTGGCAGCGACCGATGTACCAAGCGCAGCGCCGATCACCTGGATCGTGCCGCCTCCAAGATTAAAAAGGTACGTGCCACTACCAGCATAATTCGCCTTGAGCCCGCTCGCGCCTCCACTACCCCCTACCTGCAGCAAACCACCGGTGAGATCGTAACGACCGTTCCCGTAGGCCGAGAGATACAGAGTGGAGCCTTGGGATATGGTGAGAGTACCCGCGGTCTGCACGATGGTGCCCGAGGCCTTGGCACCGGTAGGATTGTCGCGGGTCCCCAGGATGAGGTTCGAGGTTCTATTCGCGTCGGTCGAAACGATGACCGTACCCGTGCCGCTAATGTTGAGCGTGCCGGTGCCAGCCGCGTTCCCACCAGAATTGCGGCCCACATTATTGGTACCCCCCGCGAGATTGAGCGTCCCACCGCTGATGTTATAGGTCCCGTTACCACCTTGGTTGCCGATGTTCAGGGAGGCGCAATCGCTGGTGCTTCCGCAAGTCGCTGAGATGTTGACCGTGCCGCCGGTCTGGTTGACCGTCCCGGTCCCGCCGAAATCGCCGACTTGAGCGCCGATGCCGACGTTGATGGTGCCGCCGGAGACGGCGAGCGTGCCGGTATACGGGACGCCCGCTGATACGACGCCCTCTCCGAGGGCGAGATAATCGACCGAGGTCGTACCGCTGGTGACGGCGATGGAGCCTCCGAAGACAAACGCCTCCCCGCCCTGGATGGTGGCGCCATCGAGGGTCAGCGTTCCAGAGCCGGCCTTCGAGAAGGTGCCGTGGGCCGCACCATCGTAAGCTACGCCGCTATTCGTGATGGTGCCGGAGAACGCCGTATCCGCATTGTTGGCGCCGACGACGAGGGCATTCGTGCCGGTCGTGACGGCGCCCGCGCCGGCGAGCGAGCCGACGATCAGCTGTGCGGCGTTCAGATTGAACGTCGCGCCGGTCTCAACGGTGAGCGCGGTGCTGGTCGAGAGCGCGCCCGTCGATCCGGCGGTCAGCGTGCCGGCGGTGACGTTCATCGCACCCGTGAACGTGTTCGAGCCGCTTAGCGTGAGCGTTCCGGTGCCGGCCTGGGTCAATGATCCAGTGCCAGAGATCGCGCCGGCAAAGGTAACCGCGTCGGTCCGGTTGAAGACGAGCGCGGCGTTGTTTGCGACGTTGCCCGTGATGCTGCCCGACGTGCCGCCGGCCCCGATCTGCAACGTTCCCGACGAAATCGTTGTGCCGCCCGAATAGGTGTTCGCGCCGGTGAGGACCAGCGTACCGCTGCCGGCCTGCGTCAACACGCCGGTGCCGGAGATGACGGTACCGACGGTGACCGTATCGGAGCGGTTGAAGGCGAGCGTGCCGTTGTCGGTCACGTTGCCCAAAATGCTGCCGACCGTGCCACCGGCACCGATTTGAAGCGTGCCGGCCGAGATCGTCGTCCCGCCCGAATAGGTGTTCGCGCCGGTGAGGATCAGCCTACCGCTGCCGGCCTGCGTCAGCGCGCCGGTGCCGGAGACGATGCCGGCGAAGGTGACCGTGTCGGATCGGTTGAACGCGAGGGTGCCGGCGTCGGTCACATCGCCGACGATGCTTCCCGAGGTCGACCCCGCGCCGATCTGGAGCGTGCCGGCCGAGATCGTCGTCCCGCCCGAATAGGTGTTCGCCCCCGAAAGGGCGAGCGTTCCGGCGCCCGCCTTCGTGAGGGCACTCGCGCCCGAAACGACGCCGCTCAGCGTGAGCGTCGTGCTGCTCGCCGTCGAAATGGTGCTGTCGGCCGCGAGCGACACGCCGCGCGTCGAGGTGAACGAGGCCGTCGTCGCAAGAGTGCTGCCGGAGAGCGTCAGCGCCCCGGAGCCGAGGTTGCCATCCGACGCGACCTGCAACGTTCCGGCCGAGACCGTCGTCCCCCCGGAATACGTGTTCGCACCGGACAGCGTGAGCGTCCCCGCCCCGATCTTGAGGAGGCTACCGCTGCCGGACAGCACGCCCGAAAAAGTGGCGCCGAGGCCGTTGGTGTCGATGGTCGAGGTGGTGCCGGAGACGAGCGTGGCGGCGACGGACGTGGTCAGCGCCGCGCCGATCACCTGGATCGTGCCGCCCCCCAGATTGAACGCATAAGAGCCGCTGCCGCCCGTGTAGTTCGGCATCAGACCGCCGGTTCCGCCGACCTGCAGCGTGCCGCCGGACAGATCGTAGCGGCCGCTTCCGTAGGCCGACAGATACAAATGGGAGCTCTGCGAGATCGTCAGCGTCCCGCCGGTCTGGATGATCGTGCCGGTGCCCTGGTTGGCGGCGCCCGTCTCGCGGTTGCCGAGCACGAGGCTGGCGGGGCCGTTGGCATCCGTCTGGACCACCACCGTGCCGGTGCCGCTGATATTGAGGGTCCCGGCGCTCGCCGCGCGCGATCCCGTGTTCCGGCCGAGGTCGTTGAGGCCGCCGACGAGATTAAGCGTGCCCGCAGAGATGTTGTAGGTGCCGGTGCCAGCCTGGTTGCCGATGTTCAGGGAGGCGCAATGGCTGAGATCGCCGCACGTCGCGGCGATGTTCACGATGCCACCCGTTTGATTGACGACGCCGGTGCCGCCCCAATCGCCGACCTGGAGGGCGGTGCCGATATTGAGCGTGCCGCCGGATACGATGAGCGAGGCGTTGCCGCCGGTTCCCGTGCCGACCGCGAGATAATCGACCGCGCTGGTGCCGGAGGTGACCGCGATCGCGCCGCCCTGGAGGTAGCTCTCGCCCCCGGCAATGGTGGCGTTCGACAGCGTCAGCGTTCCGCTGCCAGCCTTCGTGAAGGTGCCGTACGAAGAATTCCAGCCGAAACCGGTGTTGGTGATCGTGCCCGAGAACGTCGTATCGGTGGCGCTGTTGACGGTCAGGTTGCTGGTGTTGGTGGTGACGTTACCAGCGCCCGTCAGCGCGGAAATGGTCTGGTTCGCGGTGATGTTGAGCGTGGCGCCGGAGGCGACGCTCACGGCCGTCCCGGTGGGCAACGCACCGGCCGCGCCCGCGGTCAAAGTGCCGCCCGAGATCGTGGTCGATCCGCCGTAACTGCCAGCGCCGGTCAGAACTACGGTTCCGGCACCGCTCTTGGTGAGCGCGCCGGAGCCCGATATCCCTCCACTCAGCGTGGTCGATCCCGTCGCCTGGCTGAGCGTCGCCGTGACCCCGCTGTTGATCACCAAGGCGTTGGCGACGCTCAAGCTGCTCGAAAACGACAGCGTCGAACTGCCCGTGAACGTCAGCACGCCGCTGCCGAGGGCGGAGTTCGTGCCGACGACGAGCGTGTCCTGCGCCAGGGTCGTGCCGCCCGAATAGGTGTTGGCGCCCGACAATGTCAGCGTGCCGGCGCCGGTCTTGGACAGCGCGCCCGATCCTGAAAGGACTCCCGACAGCGTCGTGGAAAAATTGTTGGTGTTGATGGTCGCGGTCGTGGCGCTCTGCAACGTCATCGCGTTGGACGTCGTGAGAGCGGACGAGGCGAGAAGCGTGCCGCCACCGAAATTGAACGTGCCCGTTCCGCGAATGCCGTTCGCGCCACCGACGGAGAGCGTGCCACCGCTCAGATTGAATGTGCCCGTGCCGGAGCCGAAGCTAATATAGCTTGAGCCTGACAGGGTAAGCGTTCCCCCCGTGAGGTTGACCGTACCGGTGGAGCCGGACACGCTGGCGAGGATGAGCGTGGTGGCGACGTTCGCCGAACCGCCCGAGACGTTGAACGTCCCGGTGCCGCCCGATGCTGCGCCGAAGATGATCTGGGCCGAACCGCCCACATTCTGGACCGAAAGCGTGCCGGCGGAGAGATTGTAGGTGCCGGTGCCGCCCGTGCCGTAATTGCTGACGTCGCTGCCGAACCGGATCGGATTCTGGAGCGCGAGCGTCACCGTGGAAGCCGCACCATCCTGGGTGATGGTGCCGGTCCCCTTGGAGTCGCCGACATAAAGCTGTCCGCCGGCGAAGCTGCCCGTCGTCATCGAGAACTGGGCGTTGTCCGAGATCGTCAGCGTCCCGCTTGACGCGGTGCCCGATCCCCCGGAGCCGGACGTGCGGGAGCCGATATAGGCGGTCATCCCGCCCGAGCTGGAATCGAAAACGGCGTCGCCGGAAAGGGCATAGGTTCCGGTGCCGCCCTGGGTGCCGAGATCAAGGGAGCCGGCGCTGCTGAAGCGCACCATGCCACCGGTCTGATTGAAATTGCCCGTGACGTTCGTGCCGCGGCCGATGGCCAGGCCGCCGTAGTTCAGGCTTCCGGCATTGGCGACGTAGAGCAACTCGCCGCCGGTCATATTGATCGTGCCGTCGCCACCGGTCGTGTTGGTGGCCCCGCCGCCGACCCAGATCCGGCCGATCGAGGTTCCGGGAGCGGTGCTGGTGTCGGCGAGGTTCACCTGAAGGGTGCCGCCGGAAATGTTCAGCGTGCCGATTCCGCCGTTACCGATCTCCAGCCGGCCGGCGCTCGTCCCCGACGTGGTATTGACCGTCAGCACCGAACCGGACTGCAGCGTGAGGGTCGCGTCGCCGCTCGCCGTCCCGATGTCGAACGGCGAGGTGTTGAACGTCAGGTTGAGGGACGTCGCGCTCCCCGGCAATGTCCAGTCGGGACTCGCAACGAACGTACCACCGCCCTGGGCGGTGATGGTGTCGGGCTGTCCGGAGTCGATCCCCGCTTGGACGGCCGCCTCGAAGGCTGCCTGATCCGTGACCACGACGGAAGCCGCACGGGCGGAGACCATCGCCGCGCCCTGCAGGGCGAGCGAAAGCGCGGCAGCGCCTGCGTAAAGACGCGCGGACCGCGCGCTCATCCATGCCGAGCCTGCCAACTTCCACCCCCGTCCGCGCGCCACCAACAGGCACGGAGACACGCAGCATCACGCGCCGCTTATCTCGAATCGAGGATAGAGTGACCACTTTCGCGTGCACAAACAATCATATTTTCGTCATATGACTGAAACGCAAGCCTCGCACAAGCCAGCCGTGCGCCGACCGCGCGAAAAGGTATTATCCGCACCCAACGGTCGAAGATTTATCCTCAAGCGACGCGGTCTTCGATGCGAAAGCGCACGATGCGCGCAATTTGAGCCAGGGCTGTCTCTCGCTCGGTCTTGCTATTGTTTCCGAGTCGAGCCTCGAAGGACGTCAATATGATATTTTTGGTTGCATTCTTCACCGCGAGAATGAACGGAAATCCGAAGGTCTCGCGATAGCGATCGTTGAGGGCGGTGAAGCGGGCGAACTCCTCCGGCGTGAGGCGGTCGAGACCTATCCCGGCCTGCTCCCGCCGCGACTCGGCCGCGATCTCACCTGCGATGGCGGCCCGTCCCGCGAGGTCCGGATGGGCGCGGATGAGGGCGAGTTGGCGGTCGGGATCGGCTGAAAGGATCGCGGCCTCGAACGCGGCGATCATCGCCTCCCGCGAGGCGAACGGCCGCGCCGCCGCGGCGGCCTCGGCGACCCAGGGCGAATGCTCGGCGACGTCGCCGAAGGCCGCGACGAAGGCCTCGGTCGCGAGCGCGTTGATGTCGGACATGGTGCGTGCGGTCACGCCTTCCCCTCCCCTTCAAGCGGACATTTTTGTCAGAACGGAAGTCTCGGGACGGATCGGCCGGCCGTCAGCGATGGGCGTCGATCCAGGC includes:
- the uraD gene encoding 2-oxo-4-hydroxy-4-carboxy-5-ureidoimidazoline decarboxylase — its product is MTARTMSDINALATEAFVAAFGDVAEHSPWVAEAAAAARPFASREAMIAAFEAAILSADPDRQLALIRAHPDLAGRAAIAGEIAAESRREQAGIGLDRLTPEEFARFTALNDRYRETFGFPFILAVKNATKNIILTSFEARLGNNSKTERETALAQIARIVRFRIEDRVA